In one Myxosarcina sp. GI1 genomic region, the following are encoded:
- a CDS encoding serine/threonine-protein kinase: MLDKKNKSAPPPTHMMLEVGNIVGDRYILEHKLGRNAGRQTWLARDLNTTSKERVVIKFLAFGGDVQWEDLRLFEREAQTLKQLNHPQIPQYKDYFSIDDRILWFALVQQYLPGSSLKQLLSEGKRFSESEINSIARGVLQILIYLHSLNPPLLHRDIKPGNLILDENCRVYLVDFGAVQDRAATEGATFTIVGTYGYAPLEQFGGRTIPASDLYALGATLIHLLTRIPPAELPQRDLKIQFRERTSVSNKLANWLEKMTAPALEKRFSAAKQALKSLDSQDGELQSATINFQRKLLKPFDTEVKLDRSPELLTITVPMRGEFLIRDKTLATWIRLALLIICCGSIPAIVLLRMLPFVVFGIAGFTLVLMPIGIAIGYTMLKYFFSTTQLSIDAKKFEIETRFFWSKQSQRDATNRIQDVSVNYVANTRNSTEMITSSLVINTKTSAFSNRFNRYLFGQSLSEAELIWLAREIRDWLSDRQFSAR; encoded by the coding sequence GTGTTAGATAAAAAAAATAAATCTGCCCCACCACCAACACACATGATGTTAGAAGTAGGCAACATTGTCGGCGATCGCTATATTCTCGAACATAAATTGGGTCGTAATGCAGGTAGACAAACCTGGTTGGCAAGAGATTTAAATACCACATCCAAAGAACGAGTAGTCATCAAATTTTTGGCGTTTGGCGGCGATGTACAGTGGGAAGACTTAAGATTGTTCGAGCGCGAAGCACAGACGCTCAAGCAGCTAAACCATCCTCAAATTCCTCAATATAAAGATTATTTTTCCATCGACGACCGCATTCTTTGGTTTGCTTTAGTACAGCAATATTTACCTGGTTCTTCTCTCAAGCAATTATTGTCTGAGGGCAAACGTTTTAGCGAATCAGAAATTAACAGTATTGCCAGAGGAGTATTACAAATTTTAATTTATCTTCATTCACTCAACCCTCCATTACTGCATCGAGATATCAAACCAGGCAATTTAATTTTGGATGAAAATTGTCGAGTATATTTAGTAGATTTTGGTGCGGTACAAGACCGTGCCGCAACTGAAGGAGCTACTTTTACTATAGTTGGTACCTATGGTTACGCTCCGCTCGAACAGTTTGGCGGTAGAACCATTCCTGCTTCAGACTTATATGCTTTGGGTGCGACTTTAATTCATTTGTTAACTCGAATTCCTCCTGCGGAATTACCCCAACGAGATTTAAAAATTCAGTTTAGAGAACGAACCAGTGTCAGCAACAAGCTGGCTAATTGGTTAGAGAAAATGACAGCACCTGCACTCGAAAAAAGATTTTCTGCTGCCAAACAGGCTCTCAAAAGTTTAGATTCTCAAGATGGCGAGCTTCAAAGTGCAACTATAAATTTTCAGCGGAAGCTGCTCAAACCTTTCGATACTGAAGTCAAGCTCGATCGTTCCCCCGAACTTTTAACCATTACTGTACCGATGCGAGGCGAGTTTTTAATTAGAGACAAAACTTTAGCAACCTGGATACGACTGGCTTTACTGATTATTTGCTGCGGTTCGATACCTGCAATAGTTTTATTAAGAATGCTGCCGTTTGTAGTTTTTGGTATAGCTGGTTTTACCCTGGTGCTAATGCCAATTGGCATCGCTATCGGCTACACGATGCTAAAATATTTTTTTTCTACAACTCAGTTATCTATTGACGCTAAAAAGTTTGAGATTGAAACGCGGTTTTTCTGGTCGAAACAGAGTCAGCGAGACGCAACCAATCGCATCCAAGATGTTTCGGTTAACTATGTTGCTAACACTCGCAATAGTACCGAAATGATAACTAGTTCCTTAGTAATTAATACCAAAACTTCGGCTTTTTCTAATCGATTCAATCGATATTTATTCGGACAAAGCCTGAGTGAAGCCGAGTTAATTTGGTTGGCTAGAGAAATTCGTGACTGGCTGAGCGATCGTCAATTTTCTGCGCGGTGA
- a CDS encoding DUF2301 domain-containing membrane protein: MIAILDKEPTTYEGQFGKYTIAKNDRLEVIVYRLGLALAAASFAIATNLFFAKGEIVLPWITPLFAAFAIGLGVSLLTIHIYLAPLHRLLQAFWVVGTVSAIAIAWQSSEPLALYVYEHPLTLLGVGFIFAALTGIYFKEAFCFNRLETKVLTPLVPLLLLGHLTGWLSVDIEQVLLAVWTIGFTIFAVRKLTQEIDPDIGDKSVFAYLKQQNNNNN; the protein is encoded by the coding sequence ATGATAGCTATACTCGACAAAGAACCAACAACTTATGAAGGTCAATTTGGCAAATATACAATTGCCAAAAACGATCGCCTGGAGGTAATTGTCTATCGTTTGGGATTGGCACTTGCTGCCGCTAGTTTTGCGATCGCGACTAATCTTTTTTTTGCTAAAGGCGAAATCGTATTACCTTGGATAACTCCTCTATTTGCTGCTTTTGCTATCGGTTTGGGGGTAAGTCTATTAACCATTCATATCTATCTAGCCCCATTACACAGGCTATTACAAGCTTTCTGGGTAGTAGGAACGGTTTCGGCGATCGCTATAGCCTGGCAATCTAGCGAACCCCTGGCACTGTATGTATACGAACACCCCTTAACTTTATTAGGAGTAGGGTTTATCTTTGCCGCTTTGACTGGCATTTATTTCAAAGAAGCTTTTTGTTTTAATCGCCTTGAAACCAAAGTTTTAACTCCCCTGGTACCATTGTTACTTTTAGGTCATTTAACAGGCTGGTTATCGGTAGATATAGAACAGGTGCTACTAGCAGTTTGGACGATTGGATTTACTATTTTCGCCGTACGCAAACTAACTCAAGAAATAGATCCCGATATTGGCGATAAGTCAGTATTTGCTTATTTAAAACAGCAAAACAATAATAATAATTAA
- a CDS encoding EAL domain-containing protein: protein MSTASLPENEEERLAELYRYAILDTPSEENFDNLTYLAAHICQSPVSLISLVDKHRLWFKSRYGLDIAELPRERAFCSYAICHKEPFIVSDATKDFLVKDSPLVTNEPKIRFYAAVPLISSGGYTLGVLCVIDYVPREISTEQVEVLKIIAGQVVALLEARLLSEKVIKYTNALEESRHLEHKAFHDALTGLANRSLFAEQINIAIAQSQKFNCSRSAVLFIDLNRFKIVNDSLGHLAGDKLLIEVADRLIKAVRAIDLVARLGGDEFVVLLREINDLNESIHIAKRIIREIEQPFYIFSQKIFVSASVGIVGIDSNYQNASEIIRDADIAMYRAKSGAQDKYIVFDKSMHLEVCKRLDLENELRKALEKREFLLYYQPIFSLETKKIVGFEALVRWRDRQKNIRVPAKFVRVAEETGIIIPLGKWILAEACRQLKTWQEQFPSPQCFSINVNISVVQLKDPHFLQDIDRILTDTNLNGRCLTLEITESILIEDAEEVLFILDRLRQRNISVSIDDFGTGYSSLSYLHRFSISNLKIDKSFVRLMVDRDRAYRIIETIAKLAQQLQLTTIAEGVEEEQQLSLLKEIGCNYAQGYLFSKPLSATAATQWLRERQANEAIV, encoded by the coding sequence ATGTCTACCGCCTCTTTGCCTGAAAATGAAGAAGAGCGTTTAGCAGAGTTGTATCGCTATGCCATACTGGATACTCCAAGTGAAGAGAATTTTGACAATTTAACCTATCTTGCCGCCCATATCTGTCAATCGCCAGTTAGTTTGATTAGCCTGGTAGACAAACATCGACTGTGGTTTAAATCGCGGTACGGACTAGATATTGCCGAGCTACCGAGAGAGCGAGCATTTTGTAGCTATGCAATTTGTCATAAAGAACCCTTTATCGTATCTGATGCTACCAAAGATTTTCTGGTAAAAGATAGTCCACTGGTTACAAACGAGCCAAAAATTCGCTTTTATGCAGCAGTACCGCTAATTTCATCTGGTGGATATACTTTAGGAGTGTTGTGCGTTATTGATTATGTACCTAGAGAAATTTCGACCGAACAAGTCGAAGTTTTAAAAATTATAGCAGGTCAAGTTGTGGCACTTTTAGAAGCTCGCCTGCTATCTGAGAAAGTAATTAAGTACACTAATGCCCTTGAAGAATCTCGTCACCTAGAGCATAAAGCATTTCATGACGCACTTACAGGCTTAGCAAATCGTAGTCTGTTTGCAGAACAAATTAATATCGCAATTGCTCAATCTCAGAAATTTAACTGTTCTCGCTCGGCAGTACTGTTTATCGATTTGAATCGGTTCAAGATCGTCAACGATAGTTTGGGACATCTTGCTGGAGACAAATTATTAATTGAAGTAGCCGACCGCTTAATCAAAGCTGTTCGAGCGATAGATCTAGTAGCTAGGCTCGGTGGAGACGAGTTTGTAGTCTTATTGCGAGAAATTAATGACTTAAATGAATCGATTCATATCGCCAAACGTATTATTAGAGAAATAGAACAGCCTTTTTATATCTTCTCTCAGAAAATTTTTGTCAGTGCTAGTGTTGGCATTGTAGGGATTGACTCCAATTATCAAAACGCTTCAGAAATAATCCGCGATGCAGATATTGCCATGTATCGGGCAAAATCGGGAGCCCAAGATAAGTATATAGTGTTTGACAAGTCTATGCACCTAGAGGTATGCAAACGTTTAGATTTAGAAAATGAGTTGCGTAAGGCTTTAGAAAAAAGAGAATTTTTGCTTTACTATCAACCTATATTTTCCCTTGAAACCAAGAAAATAGTAGGGTTTGAAGCTTTGGTACGCTGGCGCGATCGACAAAAAAATATTAGAGTTCCTGCCAAGTTTGTTCGAGTTGCCGAAGAAACTGGAATAATTATTCCCTTGGGCAAATGGATTTTGGCAGAGGCATGTCGCCAGCTAAAAACATGGCAAGAACAGTTTCCCTCGCCACAGTGTTTCTCAATCAACGTTAATATTTCTGTCGTTCAATTAAAAGATCCACACTTTTTGCAGGATATCGATCGCATCTTAACCGATACCAACCTGAACGGACGCTGTTTAACTTTAGAAATTACTGAAAGCATTTTAATTGAAGATGCCGAAGAAGTCTTATTTATTCTCGATCGGCTTCGTCAGCGAAATATCTCTGTTAGTATTGACGACTTTGGAACGGGCTATTCCTCTTTGAGTTATTTGCATCGGTTTTCAATTTCTAATCTTAAGATAGATAAATCTTTTGTGCGATTAATGGTCGATCGAGATCGCGCCTACCGTATTATTGAAACTATTGCCAAACTAGCGCAACAGTTGCAGCTAACTACTATAGCCGAAGGGGTAGAAGAAGAACAACAGCTAAGTTTACTCAAGGAAATTGGCTGTAACTATGCCCAGGGCTATCTATTTTCCAAACCTCTATCTGCTACTGCCGCTACCCAGTGGTTACGAGAGCGACAGGCAAACGAAGCGATCGTATAA
- a CDS encoding serine/threonine-protein kinase has product MDTNLIGRSIQGRYRITRQLGRGGAGITFLAEDLQCFSMPCVVKQLKPRSNHPKTLSVARRLFAREAEILNTLGHCDRIPRLLAYFESEGDFFLVQELIEGEDLSREIIADCPWSEVQTIALLTDILEVLSVIQQHGVIHRDLKPSNLMRRTRDGKIVAIDFGSVKQVSSQIIDSSGQIKHTIAVGTRSYMPTEQLMGHPGFYSDIYAVGVIAIQALTGVPPRQLPVDNDGELIWRDCLRNNDRYNPLFLKLLDKMVCHQFQERYTWAENVLLELEKLSNKKNSERTTLAINTAKQQPQLIDRTKIIPAVAGKISKPPQKTKPKSKLTLIFSFFAAIAAALIIWGFWRYQDSRTIPLIPYSDREQGFAIVYPQTWTQQNRDDFVAVGVIFVSTPETETDNFQETVSVLIENLSTDMSLDEYTDKSILEIQTLSDPAVTFPKPVTLGQNEAKTVIYQGEENGVRVKRMQTWTVEQDRAYIVTYTAAPEKYNFYLPVVNKMLDSFKLVNRPTNK; this is encoded by the coding sequence ATGGATACCAATCTCATCGGCAGAAGTATTCAGGGTCGGTATCGTATTACTCGGCAACTAGGTAGAGGTGGAGCGGGAATTACTTTTCTAGCTGAAGATTTGCAGTGCTTTAGTATGCCTTGTGTAGTCAAGCAGTTAAAGCCCAGATCGAATCATCCCAAAACTCTGAGCGTTGCCAGACGTTTGTTCGCCCGCGAAGCTGAAATTCTCAACACTCTAGGTCATTGCGATCGCATTCCCCGTTTACTGGCATATTTTGAATCTGAAGGCGATTTTTTTTTGGTACAGGAATTAATCGAAGGAGAAGATTTAAGTCGAGAAATTATTGCCGACTGTCCCTGGTCGGAGGTGCAAACCATTGCCTTATTGACCGATATTCTCGAAGTTCTATCAGTAATTCAACAACATGGTGTCATTCATCGCGACCTTAAACCGTCTAATCTAATGAGACGTACTAGGGATGGCAAAATTGTCGCCATTGATTTTGGTTCTGTAAAGCAAGTAAGCTCTCAAATTATCGATAGCTCTGGTCAAATAAAGCATACCATTGCAGTAGGAACCAGGTCTTATATGCCTACAGAGCAACTGATGGGTCATCCTGGATTTTATAGTGATATTTATGCTGTAGGTGTCATTGCCATTCAAGCTCTAACGGGAGTACCACCGCGTCAGCTACCAGTAGATAATGATGGCGAATTAATTTGGCGCGATTGCCTCAGAAACAATGACCGCTATAACCCTCTATTTTTAAAGCTTCTCGATAAAATGGTATGTCATCAGTTTCAAGAACGCTATACCTGGGCTGAAAACGTACTGCTAGAGCTTGAAAAGTTATCGAATAAAAAAAATAGCGAGCGTACCACACTGGCTATTAATACTGCCAAACAGCAACCCCAACTAATAGACCGTACTAAAATAATTCCTGCAGTTGCAGGTAAAATATCTAAACCACCACAGAAAACCAAACCCAAATCCAAATTAACTTTAATATTTTCTTTCTTCGCTGCGATCGCTGCTGCGCTAATTATCTGGGGATTTTGGCGGTACCAAGATTCGAGAACTATCCCTCTGATACCATATAGCGATCGAGAACAGGGTTTTGCGATTGTTTATCCTCAAACTTGGACGCAGCAAAACAGAGACGATTTTGTTGCTGTGGGAGTCATTTTTGTTTCTACGCCAGAAACCGAAACTGATAATTTTCAAGAAACAGTCAGCGTTTTAATTGAAAATTTATCTACTGATATGTCTTTAGATGAGTACACCGATAAATCGATCTTGGAAATTCAAACATTATCCGATCCAGCAGTAACCTTTCCCAAGCCAGTTACTTTGGGTCAAAACGAAGCTAAAACGGTAATCTATCAAGGCGAAGAAAATGGCGTTCGAGTCAAAAGAATGCAAACTTGGACTGTAGAACAAGACCGAGCCTATATTGTTACCTATACTGCTGCTCCTGAAAAGTATAATTTTTATCTGCCTGTAGTAAATAAAATGCTCGACTCTTTTAAGCTTGTCAATCGTCCGACAAATAAGTAG
- a CDS encoding ABC transporter permease, producing the protein MTTTAKARVSRTRIRFNPSVILTIIGLIITISFIAIALLAPAFQEIGWLQDPTEALSNPVHEPPGADYWFGTSRQGYDVFSRTLFGTQAALKVVILATTISSVIGVPLGLVSGYLGGKIDKVLIFFMDTVYTLPGLLLSVTLAFVVGKGVVNAAIALSIAYIPQYYRLVRNHTTSVKTELFIEAARAMGAPTSRILSRYLFLNVIQSVPVLFTLNAADAILILGGLGFLGLGLPPETPEWGHDLRLALDALPIGIWWSATFPGLAMTLMVTGLSLVGEGAGEFFNRKSR; encoded by the coding sequence ATGACTACTACTGCTAAAGCCAGGGTTTCTCGTACTCGTATTCGTTTCAATCCCTCAGTAATTTTAACGATTATTGGATTAATTATTACTATCTCTTTTATCGCCATTGCCTTATTAGCACCTGCTTTCCAAGAAATAGGCTGGTTACAAGATCCTACCGAAGCTTTGAGCAATCCCGTTCACGAACCGCCAGGAGCAGATTATTGGTTTGGTACCTCTCGCCAGGGATACGATGTTTTTTCAAGAACTTTGTTTGGCACCCAAGCGGCTTTAAAAGTAGTGATTTTAGCAACTACAATTAGCTCGGTTATTGGAGTTCCTTTAGGCTTAGTTAGCGGTTATCTGGGAGGAAAAATTGATAAAGTGTTAATTTTTTTCATGGATACCGTGTATACGCTCCCAGGACTACTGCTATCGGTTACTTTAGCTTTTGTCGTGGGTAAAGGCGTAGTTAATGCTGCGATCGCTCTTAGTATCGCCTACATACCACAGTATTATCGTCTGGTTCGCAATCACACTACTAGCGTCAAAACCGAATTATTTATCGAAGCGGCTAGAGCAATGGGTGCGCCTACTTCGAGAATTTTGTCTCGCTACTTATTTCTAAATGTAATCCAAAGCGTTCCCGTACTGTTTACCCTCAATGCTGCCGATGCTATTTTGATTTTGGGAGGATTGGGTTTTTTAGGTCTGGGACTACCCCCAGAAACGCCAGAATGGGGACACGATTTGCGCCTGGCATTGGATGCACTGCCTATAGGAATTTGGTGGTCGGCAACTTTTCCAGGTCTGGCAATGACTTTGATGGTAACTGGTTTATCTTTAGTAGGTGAAGGTGCGGGTGAATTTTTTAACCGCAAATCTCGTTAG
- a CDS encoding histidinol-phosphate transaminase produces MSDCPAFIRSDLSELAAYTPNPGGKDLSSLDRLDANESPYDLPEELKAKLAWIYQQEIATNRYPDGGHWQLREAIAQYVNDSANLDNAIAAANISVGNGSDELIRSLLIATCLNGEGAILTANPTFSMYGILAKTLGISSVTVPRRETDWTTELDTARQAIATVRNPPIKVVFVVHPNSPTGNILSHSELDWLRNLPSNILVVIDEAYFEFSQTSVVNELAEHPNWVILRTFSKAFRLAAHRVGYAIAHPDLIAVLEKVRLPYNLPGFAQIAAKIALQQRSLILPLVSETLQEKIKMWNILAAIPQLKVWQSQANFLYVKLKDCDPNHDSQKYTQLIDELKLRGTSIRYTGGGLRITIGTKAENARAIARLQELLKHSY; encoded by the coding sequence ATGAGCGATTGCCCTGCTTTTATTCGTTCCGATTTAAGCGAACTTGCAGCTTATACTCCCAATCCTGGAGGTAAAGATCTTAGTTCTCTAGACCGTCTTGATGCTAATGAAAGTCCCTATGATTTGCCCGAAGAACTTAAAGCCAAGTTAGCCTGGATTTATCAACAAGAAATAGCCACCAACCGCTATCCCGATGGCGGTCACTGGCAACTCCGAGAAGCGATCGCCCAATACGTTAACGATTCTGCTAATTTGGATAATGCGATTGCTGCCGCTAATATTTCTGTAGGCAACGGTTCGGATGAACTAATTAGATCTTTACTTATTGCCACCTGTTTGAATGGTGAAGGAGCAATTCTTACGGCTAATCCTACTTTTTCAATGTATGGCATTTTAGCTAAAACTCTGGGTATTTCTAGCGTAACCGTACCGAGAAGAGAAACCGACTGGACAACCGAATTAGATACAGCCCGACAAGCGATCGCTACAGTTCGGAATCCACCAATTAAAGTGGTGTTTGTCGTACATCCTAATTCGCCGACGGGTAATATCTTAAGTCACTCAGAATTAGACTGGTTACGTAATTTGCCTTCAAATATTTTAGTAGTTATTGATGAGGCTTACTTTGAATTTAGCCAAACATCGGTCGTTAACGAGCTAGCAGAGCATCCTAACTGGGTCATCCTGCGTACTTTTTCTAAAGCTTTTCGACTCGCTGCCCATCGCGTAGGATATGCCATTGCCCATCCCGATTTAATTGCGGTTTTAGAGAAAGTTCGTTTACCGTACAATCTACCTGGATTTGCTCAAATTGCTGCCAAAATAGCTCTCCAGCAGCGCAGCTTGATTTTGCCTCTCGTTAGCGAGACGCTACAGGAAAAAATAAAAATGTGGAATATTTTAGCTGCTATCCCCCAATTAAAAGTTTGGCAGAGTCAAGCTAATTTTCTTTATGTAAAACTTAAAGATTGCGATCCTAACCATGACAGCCAAAAATATACTCAGCTAATTGACGAACTCAAACTCAGAGGAACATCAATTCGCTATACTGGCGGTGGACTAAGAATTACTATTGGTACTAAAGCAGAAAATGCTAGAGCGATCGCCAGACTGCAAGAATTATTAAAACACAGCTATTAG
- a CDS encoding GNAT family N-acetyltransferase, whose translation MKSTNNADTNFQLVIRSAQLADTREIGGILASSFYELPQFVDWIYPLLRFTIGEDLRYRMRLAAPYYCCLVALAHSGDSQSIVGTVEISLRSTSFWTDSDRFPYISNLAVKKNYRRQGVASKLLARCEQIARNWGYREIFLHVIESNYSAKQLYCQNEYQILQIKPIWGQLLPYNPSRLLLKKTIQSR comes from the coding sequence TTGAAATCAACTAATAATGCAGATACCAATTTTCAATTAGTTATCCGTTCGGCACAACTCGCCGATACGCGAGAAATCGGTGGAATCTTAGCGAGTAGTTTTTACGAACTGCCTCAGTTTGTAGACTGGATTTATCCCCTGCTACGCTTTACTATTGGCGAAGATTTGCGCTATCGTATGCGTTTGGCTGCTCCTTATTATTGCTGTTTGGTAGCTCTAGCTCATAGCGGTGATAGTCAATCGATCGTGGGTACGGTAGAAATTTCACTGCGTTCGACCTCTTTTTGGACAGATAGCGATCGCTTTCCTTATATTTCTAATTTAGCGGTGAAAAAAAACTATCGCCGTCAGGGAGTAGCCAGCAAGCTACTGGCTAGATGCGAACAAATTGCCAGAAACTGGGGGTATCGAGAAATTTTTTTGCACGTTATTGAAAGTAACTATTCTGCCAAGCAGCTTTACTGTCAGAATGAATACCAAATCCTGCAAATCAAACCTATTTGGGGTCAACTGTTACCTTATAACCCTTCTCGCTTGTTGCTCAAAAAAACTATACAATCTCGTTGA
- a CDS encoding GAF domain-containing protein, which translates to MILTISSDRDRSPNNFSWQTIGQNIVDTVGRVLKIEIAILHLNNWTLPTEKYFIYQQFASRIDKRQKALLKQTVRPTVEFQTTKDLIISSYRAKATKRPHSVERACLAAQIFHSIAIPLFNEQNLVASLTLHRCQPQFWQDEEIELARIMAAQASSLVSQVLNCDRASALARRETTINRITATIRSSLEPHVMFAAIVKELGQALNVDGCTLSLWTKHDRFVRCVGLYNPHETENDCGSYQQADKSVVPIAENPILQKLLQTKQPVLSEDLEQQQNIARHELPWHAKARALLVVPLIVEGEIIGSITLRQSDSRSWSSSEIELAKAVASQAALAISQVLAYERVKTLAQRETTINRITATIRYSLEPQIMFAAIAKELGQALNVDGCTLSLWTKHDHFVECVGLYNPHEAEETQPNDIAKQQATKSLVPISENPILQALLSTKKPVLSEDLERQKNLARYELPWHAKARALLIVPLIVEGEIIGSITLRQSTTRTWSNSEIELAEAVASQAAIAVQQAKLYETTRQQAEKLRIKEQKVKNLNNYLTESILKRFLPEAIANKAAKGELALDLHPEPHRITVLFCDLVGFTNLSSQLGTRLLAQLLNEYLEAMNQAVFDHEGTVDKYTGDGLMAIFGAPEHLSRLEQAQKAIATAKTMYFYLKQLNQKWQTSKIGAEKMPILQMRCGIHQGKAIVGMFGGKQRKDYTAIGRVVNIAARLEQIATPNTIAISQTLADCLKDLQIQQIEIIKLKGIERDFRIITIAID; encoded by the coding sequence ATGATTCTAACGATCTCAAGCGATCGCGATCGATCGCCAAACAATTTTTCTTGGCAAACTATCGGACAAAATATTGTCGATACAGTGGGACGGGTATTGAAGATCGAGATTGCTATTCTACATTTAAATAACTGGACATTACCAACTGAAAAATATTTTATTTATCAGCAATTCGCCTCTAGGATCGACAAGCGACAAAAAGCTTTACTCAAGCAGACGGTAAGACCGACAGTAGAGTTTCAAACTACTAAGGATCTAATTATTTCCAGTTATCGGGCTAAAGCTACCAAACGACCCCATTCGGTAGAGCGAGCTTGTCTGGCAGCCCAAATTTTCCACAGTATAGCTATACCTTTATTCAACGAACAAAATTTAGTTGCTTCTCTAACACTACATCGCTGTCAACCGCAATTTTGGCAGGACGAAGAAATAGAACTAGCCAGAATAATGGCAGCACAAGCATCTTCGCTTGTTTCTCAAGTTCTAAATTGCGATCGCGCTTCGGCACTGGCACGGCGCGAAACTACTATTAATCGGATTACCGCTACTATACGCTCTAGTTTAGAACCACACGTTATGTTTGCGGCAATTGTCAAAGAGTTGGGACAAGCTTTAAATGTCGATGGCTGCACCCTATCTCTGTGGACGAAACACGATCGCTTCGTTCGCTGTGTTGGTCTATACAATCCTCATGAAACAGAAAACGATTGCGGCAGTTATCAGCAAGCCGATAAATCTGTAGTTCCCATTGCGGAAAATCCAATTTTACAAAAATTACTGCAAACCAAACAGCCAGTTCTATCGGAAGATCTCGAACAACAGCAAAATATCGCTCGCCACGAACTTCCCTGGCATGCCAAAGCGAGAGCTTTACTGGTTGTGCCTTTGATTGTAGAAGGGGAAATAATTGGCAGTATTACATTACGTCAGTCAGATTCTCGTAGTTGGAGTAGTTCAGAGATCGAATTGGCTAAAGCCGTAGCTTCACAAGCAGCCTTGGCAATCTCTCAAGTATTGGCTTACGAACGAGTCAAAACCCTTGCACAAAGAGAAACGACAATCAATCGCATTACTGCTACCATTCGCTATAGTTTGGAACCGCAAATTATGTTTGCGGCGATCGCCAAAGAGTTAGGACAGGCGTTAAACGTCGATGGCTGTACCCTATCTCTGTGGACGAAACACGACCATTTTGTAGAATGCGTCGGTCTGTATAATCCTCATGAAGCAGAAGAAACGCAACCAAACGATATAGCAAAACAGCAGGCTACCAAGTCATTAGTGCCGATTTCAGAAAACCCAATTCTACAAGCCCTATTATCTACTAAAAAGCCCGTACTCTCAGAAGACTTAGAAAGACAGAAAAATCTTGCTCGCTACGAACTTCCCTGGCATGCCAAAGCAAGAGCTTTACTTATCGTGCCTTTAATTGTAGAGGGTGAAATTATCGGCAGTATTACTTTACGTCAGTCTACCACTCGGACTTGGAGTAACTCGGAGATCGAACTAGCCGAAGCCGTAGCCTCGCAAGCGGCGATCGCCGTACAGCAGGCAAAACTCTACGAAACCACCAGACAACAAGCAGAAAAACTGCGAATTAAAGAACAAAAAGTTAAAAATCTAAACAATTATCTAACAGAGTCCATCTTAAAGCGATTTTTACCAGAGGCAATCGCTAACAAAGCCGCTAAAGGAGAGCTGGCTTTAGATTTGCATCCCGAACCCCATCGTATTACAGTTTTGTTTTGCGATCTTGTCGGGTTTACCAATTTGTCCAGTCAGTTAGGTACGCGATTATTAGCCCAACTACTGAATGAATATCTCGAAGCAATGAATCAAGCTGTTTTCGACCATGAAGGAACGGTAGATAAATATACGGGAGACGGATTGATGGCGATATTTGGCGCACCCGAACATTTATCTCGTTTGGAACAAGCCCAAAAGGCGATCGCTACGGCTAAAACCATGTACTTTTATCTCAAACAGCTAAATCAAAAATGGCAGACTAGTAAAATAGGTGCAGAGAAAATGCCTATTTTACAAATGCGCTGTGGCATACACCAGGGTAAAGCCATAGTTGGAATGTTTGGCGGCAAACAAAGAAAAGATTATACAGCTATCGGTAGAGTGGTCAATATCGCCGCTCGCCTAGAGCAAATTGCTACTCCTAATACTATTGCTATTTCCCAGACTTTAGCTGACTGTCTCAAGGATCTTCAAATTCAACAGATAGAAATCATAAAACTCAAAGGTATAGAGAGAGATTTTCGTATTATTACTATCGCGATCGACTAA